A genomic region of Vitis vinifera cultivar Pinot Noir 40024 chromosome 7, ASM3070453v1 contains the following coding sequences:
- the LOC100241799 gene encoding pectinesterase/pectinesterase inhibitor: MIGKAVVSGISLFLVVGVIIGIVSVTRPHGSDRTDGDTNMSSSMKAVASVCATADYKDACMQTLSPVPKNGSSATPKDYIQAAVQVTIKQIKSSMNLSEKLFQATNDSRTQMALGDCKDLLQFAIDELQESFSSVGESDLQTLDQLSTEIMNWLSAAVSYQQTCLDGVIEPRFQAAMQKGLLNATQLTSNALAIVSDLSQILTKFNVPLDLKPNSRRLLGEIEVLGHDGYPTWFSATDRKLLALQDNGRLTPNAIVAKDGSGHFTTIAAALAAYPKNLKGRYVIYVKAGIYREYITVTKDHVNVYMYGDGPRKTIVTGTKCYRDGITTYKTATFSAIGKGFVARSMGFVNTAGPDGHQAVALRVQSDMSAFFNCRMDGYQDTLYVQAHRQFYRNCVISGTIDFIFGDSTTVIQNSLIIVRRPNDKQQNTVTAQGKTEKRETTGLVIHDCRIVPEQKLFPDRFKIPSFLGRPWKPYSKTIIMETTLGDFIQPAGWTPWAGKFVPNTLLYAEYGNLGPGANTHSRVTWKGYRIIKTRNEALQYTVSNVEAQRVGLEERGYTFKRERHAGWIIMRVAEFYLIEGIKQVVPPFDGGLSFHCEVPNGFFFDPELLVCRPPSCPSLLCNVM, translated from the exons ATGATAGGAAAAGCAGTAGTTTCAGGGATATCTCTGTTCCTTGTGGTGGGTGTGATCATCGGCATTGTCAGTGTAACGCGCCCCCATGGAAGCGATCGTACTGACGGTGACACCAACATGTCGTCGTCAATGAAGGCTGTTGCCTCCGTTTGTGCCACTGCTGATTATAAGGACGCTTGTATGCAAACTCTCAGTCCGGTTCCCAAAAATGGAAGCAGTGCTACGCCCAAGGATTACATCCAGGCGGCTGTGCAAGTGACCATTAAACAGATTAAGAGCTCGATGAATCTTTCGGAGAAACTCTTCCAAGCCACTAATGACTCCAGGACGCAAATGGCCCTCGGTGACTGTAAGGACTTGTTGCAGTTTGCCATTGACGAGCTTCAGGAATCATTCTCGTCTGTGGGTGAGAGTGATCTCCAGACCTTGGATCAACTATCAACGGAGATTATGAACTGGTTGAGTGCTGCTGTTTCGTACCAACAGACATGCCTTGATGGAGTCATCGAACCACGGTTTCAGGCCGCTATGCAGAAAGGTCTGCTCAATGCCACGCAACTTACCAGCAACGCCCTAGCTATTGTGTCCGACCTTTCTCAAATTCTCACCAAATTCAATGTCCCACTGGATCTCAAGCCCAACTCCCGAAGGCTTCTCGGAGAAATTGAAGTACTTGGCCATGATGGGTATCCCACCTGGTTCTCAGCCACGGACAGAAAGCTTTTGGCTTTACAAGACAACGGCAGGCTTACGCCTAACGCTATTGTGGCCAAGGATGGCAGCGGACATTTCACGACTATTGCTGCAGCTCTCGCCGCCTACCCCAAGAACCTCAAAGGAAGATATGTTATCTACGTGAAGGCCGGAATCTACCGCGAGTACATTACCGTCACCAAAGATCATGTTAATGTGTACATGTACGGAGATGGGCCCAGGAAGACCATTGTCACTGGAACCAAATGCTACCGCGACGGAATCACCACTTACAAGACTGCCACATTCT CGGCCATTGGAAAGGGGTTTGTTGCGAGGTCGATGGGATTCGTCAACACCGCAGGTCCGGACGGGCACCAGGCTGTTGCTCTCCGCGTCCAATCAGATATGTCAGCATTCTTCAACTGCAGAATGGACGGGTACCAAGACACCTTGTACGTCCAGGCCCATCGCCAGTTCTACCGCAATTGTGTCATCTCGGGCACCATAGACTTCATCTTCGGTGACTCGACGACTGTGATCCAGAACTCCTTGATCATAGTAAGAAGGCCAAATGACAAACAACAAAACACAGTGACTGCACAAGGAAAAACTGAGAAGCGTGAAACCACTGGATTGGTGATCCACGATTGCAGAATCGTCCCAGAGCAAAAACTGTTCCCTGACAGGTTCAAGATCCCTTCATTCTTGGGTCGTCCATGGAAGCCGTACTCAAAGACGATTATAATGGAGACGACCTTGGGAGATTTCATCCAACCAGCTGGGTGGACGCCGTGGGCTGGGAAGTTCGTCCCGAACACACTCCTCTACGCTGAGTATGGGAACCTTGGCCCTGGTGCAAACACCCACAGCAGGGTGACATGGAAGGGTTACAGGATCATCAAGACCAGGAACGAGGCTCTTCAGTACACG GTCTCAAACGTTGAAGCTCAACGTGTTGGCCTCGAGGAGAGGGGATATACATTCAAGAGAGAGCGCCATGCAGGCTGGATCATCATGCGTGTAGCTGAGTTCTATCTTATTGAGGGAATTAAGCAAGTGGTGCCTCCTTTTGACGGAGGACTGTCCTTCCATTGTGAAGTACCCAATGGTTTCTTCTTTGATCCTGAACTTTTGGTCTGTAGGCCTCCCTCCTGTCCCTCTTTGCTTTGCAATGTCATGTGA
- the LOC100245002 gene encoding pectinesterase has protein sequence MVAKPQLAERGINKGTKMIGKAVVSGISLILVVGVIIGIVSVTRPHGSDRNDGNTNMSSSMKAVASVCATADYKDACMQTLSPVAKNGSATPKDYIQAAVQVTMKEIKSSMNLSEKLVQATNDSRTQMALGDCKDLLQFAIDELQESFSSVGESDLQTLDQLSTEIMNWLSAVVSYQQTCLDGVIEPRFQTAMQKGLLNATQLTSNALAIVSDISQILTKFNVSLDLKPNSRRLLGEIDVLGHDGYPTWFSATDRKLLALHDNGRLTPNAIVAKDGSGHFTTIAAALAAYPKNLKGRYVIYVKAGIYREYITVTKDQVNVYMYGDGPRKTIVTGTKSYRDGITTYKTATFSAIGKGFVARSMGFVNTAGPDGHQAVALRVQSDMSAIFNCRMDGYQDTLYIQAHRQFYRNCVISGTIDFIFGDSTTVIQNSLIIVRRPKDNQQNTVTAHGKAEKRETTGLVIHNCRIVPEQKLFPDRFKIPSFLGRPWKPYSKTIIMETTLGDFIQPAGWMPWAGDFALNTLFYAEYGNRGPGANTRSRVTWKGYRIIKTRNEALQYTVNSFIQGNLWLKQINIPYLPSLKR, from the exons ATGGTTGCAAAGCCCCAGTTGGCGGAGAGGGGAATAAATAAGGGAACCAAAATGATAGGAAAAGCAGTAGTTTCAGGGATATCTCTGATCCTTGTGGTGGGTGTGATCATCGGCATTGTCAGTGTAACGCGCCCCCATGGAAGCGATCGTAATGACGGTAACACCAACATGTCGTCGTCAATGAAGGCTGTGGCCTCCGTTTGTGCCACTGCTGATTATAAGGACGCTTGTATGCAAACTCTCAGTCCGGTTGCCAAAAATGGCAGTGCTACGCCCAAGGATTACATCCAGGCGGCTGTGCAAGTGACCATGAAAGAGATTAAGAGCTCGATGAATCTTTCGGAGAAACTCGTCCAAGCCACTAATGACTCCAGGACGCAAATGGCCCTCGGTGACTGTAAGGACTTGTTGCAGTTTGCCATTGACGAGCTTCAGGAATCATTCTCGTCTGTGGGTGAGAGTGATCTCCAGACCTTGGATCAACTATCAACGGAGATTATGAATTGGTTGAGTGCTGTTGTTTCGTACCAACAGACATGCCTTGATGGAGTCATCGAACCACGGTTTCAGACCGCTATGCAGAAAGGTCTCCTCAATGCCACGCAACTTACCAGCAACGCCCTAGCTATTGTGTCCGACATTTCTCAAATTCTCACCAAATTCAATGTCTCACTGGATCTCAAGCCCAACTCCAGAAGGCTTCTCGGAGAAATTGACGTACTTGGCCATGATGGGTATCCCACCTGGTTCTCAGCCACGGACAGAAAGCTTTTGGCTTTACATGACAACGGCAGGCTAACTCCTAACGCTATTGTGGCCAAAGATGGCAGCGGACATTTCACGACTATTGCTGCAGCTCTCGCCGCCTACCCCAAGAACCTCAAAGGAAGATATGTTATCTACGTGAAGGCCGGAATCTACCGCGAGTACATTACCGTCACCAAAGATCAGGTTAATGTGTACATGTACGGAGATGGGCCCAGGAAGACCATTGTCACTGGAACCAAAAGCTACCGCGACGGAATCACCACTTACAAGACTGCCACATTCT CGGCCATTGGAAAGGGGTTTGTTGCGAGGTCGATGGGATTCGTCAACACCGCAGGTCCTGACGGGCACCAGGCTGTTGCTCTCCGCGTCCAATCAGATATGTCAGCAATCTTCAACTGCAGAATGGACGGGTACCAAGACACCTTGTACATCCAGGCCCATCGCCAGTTCTACCGCAATTGTGTCATCTCGGGCACCATAGACTTCATCTTCGGTGACTCGACGACTGTGATCCAGAACTCCTTGATCATAGTAAGAAGGCCAAAGGACAACCAACAAAACACAGTGACTGCACACGGAAAAGCTGAAAAGCGTGAAACCACTGGATTGGTGATCCACAATTGCAGAATCGTCCCAGAGCAAAAACTGTTCCCTGACAGGTTCAAGATCCCTTCATTCTTGGGTCGTCCATGGAAGCCGTACTCAAAGACGATTATAATGGAGACGACCTTGGGAGATTTCATCCAACCAGCCGGGTGGATGCCGTGGGCTGGGGACTTTGCCCTGAACACACTCTTCTACGCTGAGTATGGGAACCGCGGCCCTGGTGCAAACACCCGCAGCAGGGTGACATGGAAGGGTTACAGGATCATCAAGACCAGGAACGAGGCTCTTCAGTACACGGTCAACTCATTCATTCAGGGAAACCTCTGGCTGAAACAAATTAATATCCCTTATCTGCCAAGCCTCAAACGTTAA